In Aureibacillus halotolerans, a genomic segment contains:
- a CDS encoding methyl-accepting chemotaxis protein: MGIRGKLLTLMVIIITVPLAILGVVTMTQTSSLVTDNTQVFLENEMELKGNNTETVDSRMSEISTQILLNSEMQDGLSGFDMSDVSYETLQFRQDTEEFLFSLTHSNDLISNIAIIKPNGTLISSGGQSSLLSAEELETISTKPWYQKAEELAGIGSWVGAAPDIIEEGNRISYVRLLNSMSGGDPLGVIRISVDREAFLTAIGQDAESVAAAINSWNATAGSDEASTAATSGEDGEEEATDVGKEEEKSHGVVNESTGTVFLVLDSNQANFLNPSAPVAEELKSTFQNIGSETGTTSTTINVSGNDYLVVADKIGDTGLTIISAVEKSQLLSGLSQVQTFMIIIGVVLVVIALIVSGIMAIRITRPLNKLAEAMKKVEGGDLTVRSDVKAKGEVKVLSDSFNNMVSQLSTIVTSVKVATGSLKESGDYLTANSASVNQASNEISQAVEQIAVGASNQSESINAGAEITDTLSEKIKDVVKSIYTVRMATNETEKMGNEGQQKVTYLTETSTESMGRLQEMAAEIEKLESESQQINTIVETITDIANRTNLLALNASIEAARVGEAGRGFAVVASEIRMLAEQVQSASKEIADMIHLTRNDMNHVAGQMHGVRELFESQGELIESNADAFTNILSGVARIKTELEQLDNGAGEMLAQREQIVEVMELNANVSEETAATCEEVSASAEEQMASVSDLTMQIGGMDKQIIELQNQISSFIIEATDFVVKDEDETETHDDIDLQGKTEEHAEDDETISRSEAAVSVEDEEQDEEAEDTQKKE, from the coding sequence ATGGGGATTAGAGGAAAACTTCTAACATTAATGGTTATTATTATTACAGTGCCATTGGCAATTTTAGGCGTTGTTACAATGACGCAAACGTCCAGTTTAGTGACAGACAATACGCAAGTATTTTTGGAAAATGAAATGGAATTGAAGGGAAACAATACAGAGACCGTTGATTCGCGAATGTCAGAGATCTCTACACAAATTTTGTTGAATAGTGAGATGCAGGATGGCTTAAGTGGTTTTGATATGAGTGATGTATCCTACGAAACCTTACAGTTCAGACAGGATACGGAAGAGTTTTTATTTTCTTTAACACACAGCAACGATCTTATTTCAAATATCGCCATTATAAAGCCAAATGGGACGTTAATCTCAAGCGGTGGTCAAAGCTCTTTGCTAAGCGCTGAAGAATTAGAAACAATTTCAACGAAGCCATGGTATCAAAAAGCAGAGGAACTTGCTGGCATAGGCTCATGGGTAGGGGCAGCTCCTGATATTATTGAAGAAGGGAATCGTATCAGCTATGTTCGGCTTTTGAATAGCATGAGCGGCGGCGACCCTCTCGGCGTTATTCGCATTTCGGTTGATCGTGAAGCATTTTTGACTGCCATCGGTCAAGATGCCGAAAGTGTAGCTGCTGCCATTAACAGCTGGAACGCAACGGCTGGAAGCGACGAAGCGTCAACTGCTGCTACAAGCGGTGAAGATGGCGAGGAAGAAGCAACGGATGTGGGGAAAGAAGAAGAAAAATCTCATGGTGTTGTAAATGAAAGCACAGGCACAGTCTTCCTTGTTTTGGACAGCAATCAGGCGAATTTTCTCAATCCAAGTGCCCCAGTGGCTGAAGAATTAAAGAGCACCTTCCAGAACATTGGAAGTGAAACTGGTACAACATCCACGACAATCAATGTTAGTGGAAATGATTATTTAGTTGTCGCAGACAAAATAGGGGATACTGGCCTAACGATAATCAGCGCAGTTGAAAAATCGCAATTACTTAGTGGATTGTCACAAGTACAAACCTTCATGATCATCATTGGTGTTGTATTAGTTGTCATCGCTTTAATCGTTTCTGGTATCATGGCAATTCGAATTACACGACCACTGAATAAATTAGCGGAAGCAATGAAAAAAGTAGAAGGTGGGGACCTCACTGTACGATCCGATGTTAAAGCAAAAGGCGAAGTGAAAGTACTCTCTGATAGCTTTAATAACATGGTGTCCCAGCTTTCTACAATCGTAACAAGCGTTAAAGTGGCCACCGGAAGTTTGAAAGAGTCTGGTGACTATTTAACAGCAAACTCTGCGTCGGTCAATCAAGCTTCGAACGAGATCTCTCAAGCGGTCGAACAAATTGCTGTTGGAGCGAGCAATCAGTCTGAATCAATTAATGCTGGGGCGGAGATTACAGATACCTTATCTGAAAAAATCAAGGATGTCGTCAAATCAATTTACACGGTCCGCATGGCTACAAATGAAACGGAAAAAATGGGGAATGAAGGACAACAAAAGGTTACTTATTTAACTGAGACGTCTACTGAAAGTATGGGCAGACTTCAAGAAATGGCGGCCGAAATCGAAAAGCTTGAGAGTGAATCGCAACAGATCAATACGATTGTTGAAACGATTACGGATATTGCGAATCGGACAAACCTTCTTGCTCTCAATGCGTCCATTGAAGCTGCACGCGTTGGAGAAGCAGGACGAGGCTTTGCTGTGGTCGCATCCGAAATCCGCATGCTTGCTGAACAAGTTCAAAGTGCGTCAAAGGAGATCGCAGATATGATTCACTTGACACGCAATGATATGAACCATGTTGCCGGACAAATGCACGGTGTCCGTGAACTCTTTGAGTCGCAAGGGGAATTAATCGAATCAAATGCAGATGCGTTCACGAATATTTTAAGTGGTGTAGCACGCATAAAAACGGAACTTGAACAGCTGGACAACGGTGCTGGTGAAATGCTTGCGCAACGCGAACAAATTGTTGAAGTGATGGAATTAAATGCTAATGTGTCTGAGGAAACAGCGGCGACTTGTGAAGAAGTATCCGCCTCAGCAGAAGAGCAGATGGCTTCTGTCAGTGACCTGACTATGCAAATTGGCGGGATGGATAAACAAATCATTGAACTACAAAACCAAATTTCCTCGTTTATTATTGAAGCAACTGATTTCGTTGTTAAAGATGAAGACGAGACGGAAACTCATGATGACATAGATTTACAAGGAAAGACGGAAGAACACGCGGAGGATGATGAAACGATAAGCCGTTCAGAAGCTGCGGTGTCTGTTGAAGATGAAGAGCAAGACGAGGAAGCAGAAGATACGCAGAAAAAAGAATAA
- a CDS encoding sugar phosphate isomerase/epimerase family protein produces the protein MAKIGVQMFTLREESAKDFVGTLEKVAELGFQGVEFAGYYGMTAAALNHELERLNLTAISAHVPIDQLRDNLEDAIAFQKAIGAKYIVCPFLQEDERDNYEALIPLFKKVAEECKKEGLQFGYHHHAFELEPYKDSDGMTYMLQELSADEMFAEFDIYWLRKAGKSPAEWLQKYAGRTPLVHLKDMAEDGSFAELGAGDTNLQEVLAEEKNSNVEWWIVEQDVCKGPAIDSVAQSIRHLKSIL, from the coding sequence GTGGCAAAAATCGGTGTACAGATGTTTACACTCAGAGAAGAAAGTGCAAAAGACTTCGTAGGCACACTTGAAAAGGTGGCAGAACTAGGGTTTCAAGGGGTAGAGTTTGCTGGCTATTATGGCATGACAGCGGCAGCACTTAACCATGAACTTGAACGCTTGAATTTGACAGCGATTTCAGCCCATGTTCCTATAGATCAGCTACGTGATAACTTGGAGGATGCCATTGCATTCCAGAAAGCCATTGGCGCCAAATATATTGTGTGTCCTTTCTTACAAGAAGATGAACGCGACAATTATGAAGCACTCATTCCTTTGTTTAAAAAAGTAGCAGAAGAATGCAAGAAGGAAGGCCTCCAGTTTGGGTATCATCATCATGCCTTTGAGCTTGAACCATACAAAGACAGTGATGGCATGACGTATATGCTTCAAGAGCTATCTGCGGATGAAATGTTTGCTGAGTTTGATATTTATTGGCTGCGAAAAGCAGGGAAATCCCCTGCAGAATGGCTACAAAAGTATGCAGGTCGTACACCGCTTGTGCATTTGAAGGATATGGCTGAAGACGGTTCATTTGCAGAGCTAGGCGCTGGAGATACAAACCTTCAAGAGGTCCTTGCTGAAGAAAAGAATAGCAATGTTGAATGGTGGATCGTCGAGCAGGATGTGTGTAAAGGACCTGCCATCGACTCTGTCGCACAAAGCATTCGTCATTTGAAATCCATTCTATAG
- a CDS encoding sugar phosphate isomerase/epimerase family protein, with the protein MKLGVFTVLYQDLAFEDMLDKVKGMGIEAVEIGTGAYPGQAHAPLEALLEDEAKLAAFKDAISSRGLLLSGLSFHGNPLHPNAEFAKASHDSWRQTVLLAEKLGLDVVNGFSGCPGDSDTSQNPNWVTCSWPPEYADVLEWQWNEKVIPYWKEEAAFANAHGVTKIAFEMHPGFVVYNPETLLRLRAAVGDIIGANFDPSHLVWQGIDPVEAIKALGKENAIFHFHAKDVYVDEANKSINGVLDTKHYGKVLDRSWTFRTCGYGQNEKLWRDMISALQMVNYDYVMSIEHEDMMASTDEGLQSAVNFLKPLLFTEKPAEAWWA; encoded by the coding sequence ATGAAACTAGGTGTATTTACTGTACTGTATCAGGATTTGGCTTTTGAGGACATGCTGGACAAAGTGAAAGGGATGGGCATTGAGGCTGTTGAAATTGGGACAGGCGCTTACCCTGGTCAAGCCCATGCGCCATTGGAAGCGTTGTTAGAGGACGAGGCGAAGCTTGCAGCTTTTAAGGATGCCATCTCATCTCGGGGGCTCTTGTTAAGTGGATTAAGCTTCCACGGCAACCCACTACATCCGAACGCCGAATTTGCCAAAGCTTCACATGATAGCTGGAGACAAACTGTTCTTCTCGCTGAGAAGCTCGGTCTCGATGTTGTCAATGGCTTTTCAGGGTGTCCAGGAGATTCGGACACTTCGCAAAATCCAAATTGGGTCACGTGCTCATGGCCGCCAGAATATGCTGACGTGCTTGAATGGCAATGGAATGAGAAAGTCATTCCTTATTGGAAGGAAGAAGCGGCGTTTGCAAATGCTCACGGCGTCACAAAGATTGCTTTTGAAATGCACCCAGGCTTTGTCGTGTACAACCCTGAAACACTTCTTCGTCTACGTGCCGCTGTTGGGGATATCATTGGCGCAAACTTTGACCCAAGCCATTTAGTCTGGCAAGGTATAGATCCAGTAGAAGCGATCAAGGCACTCGGGAAAGAGAATGCGATCTTCCATTTCCATGCGAAAGATGTGTACGTGGATGAAGCGAACAAAAGCATCAATGGCGTACTTGATACGAAGCATTATGGAAAAGTACTTGACCGTTCATGGACGTTCCGTACATGCGGATATGGCCAGAATGAGAAGCTTTGGCGCGACATGATTTCTGCTTTGCAAATGGTGAATTACGATTACGTTATGTCCATTGAACATGAAGACATGATGGCCTCCACCGACGAGGGCTTGCAAAGCGCTGTCAATTTTCTGAAGCCACTTTTATTTACCGAAAAGCCAGCCGAAGCTTGGTGGGCATAA
- the manA gene encoding mannose-6-phosphate isomerase, class I, translated as MTMTPLFLKPVFQDRIWGGTQLRDEFGYDIPSDKTGECWAISAHPNGESEVVNGPYQGKTLRELWNEQRDVFGGLDIPHFPLLTKILDANTDLSVQVHPDDTYALEHEGELGKTECWYIIDAKEGAEMIYGHHASSEEELKDMIKDGRWDDLLRRVPVQKGDFFYVPSGTIHALCEGTLVLETQQSSDTTYRVYDYDRKDDQGHARELHLRQAVEVTTVPHQDAETTPTTSEHQGTKVTTLVKDPQFFTVYRWEVTSETTFAMEAPFLLVSVLEGKGSITTNEGTWSFNKADHFVLPTGIKEYKINGMAECIVSHI; from the coding sequence ATGACAATGACACCTTTATTTTTGAAACCGGTTTTTCAAGACCGTATTTGGGGAGGCACACAGCTGCGTGACGAATTTGGCTATGATATCCCATCGGATAAGACTGGGGAATGCTGGGCAATTTCAGCACATCCAAACGGTGAAAGTGAAGTTGTGAATGGACCATATCAAGGAAAAACGCTTCGAGAGCTGTGGAATGAGCAGCGTGATGTATTTGGCGGCTTGGACATTCCTCATTTTCCATTATTAACGAAAATTCTCGATGCCAACACTGATTTGTCTGTTCAGGTCCATCCTGATGATACATACGCTTTAGAGCACGAGGGTGAGTTAGGAAAAACAGAATGTTGGTACATCATCGATGCAAAAGAAGGCGCTGAGATGATCTACGGACACCACGCTTCTTCAGAAGAAGAGTTAAAGGACATGATTAAAGATGGCCGCTGGGACGACCTTTTACGTCGAGTGCCAGTTCAAAAAGGCGATTTTTTCTACGTGCCAAGTGGGACGATTCATGCGCTCTGTGAAGGAACACTTGTACTCGAGACGCAACAAAGCTCAGATACTACTTATAGAGTATATGATTATGATCGCAAGGATGATCAAGGCCATGCGAGAGAGCTGCATTTGCGCCAAGCTGTTGAAGTAACAACAGTGCCGCATCAAGATGCAGAAACGACACCAACAACGAGTGAGCATCAAGGAACAAAAGTGACAACTCTCGTGAAGGACCCACAATTCTTTACAGTCTATCGCTGGGAAGTCACATCGGAGACAACCTTTGCCATGGAAGCGCCATTTCTTCTCGTCAGTGTGCTTGAAGGAAAGGGAAGTATCACTACAAACGAAGGCACATGGTCCTTTAACAAAGCCGATCATTTCGTCCTTCCAACAGGCATTAAAGAATATAAGATAAACGGTATGGCAGAATGTATTGTCTCTCACATCTAA
- the galU gene encoding UTP--glucose-1-phosphate uridylyltransferase GalU, whose protein sequence is MNIKKAIIPAAGLGTRFLPATKAQPKEMLPIVDKPTIQFIVEEAVAAGIEDIMIVTGRGKRAIEDHFDKSYELEETLEKRGEWKRLEEIRTISQMANIHYIRQKEPQGLGHAIYCARSFIGDEPFAVLLGDDIVQHEVPCLKQLMEVHNTYGGNVVGIQQVPSEAVNKYGIIDPGETLAPGLHEVKGMIEKPAFEHAPSNYAIMGRYLLEPSIFDVLAKQPPGRAGEIQLTDALQTLNNHSRIYAYEFDGLRFDVGDKLGFVKATIHWAMNREDMNDELSSYLRDVIRDYEAK, encoded by the coding sequence ATGAATATAAAAAAAGCCATAATTCCAGCGGCTGGTTTAGGTACTCGCTTTCTTCCGGCAACGAAAGCACAACCTAAAGAGATGCTTCCAATTGTGGACAAGCCAACGATTCAATTTATTGTTGAAGAGGCAGTAGCTGCAGGGATTGAAGACATCATGATTGTCACCGGACGAGGGAAACGAGCGATTGAGGATCATTTTGATAAATCCTATGAGCTTGAGGAAACGCTGGAAAAACGAGGGGAATGGAAGCGACTTGAGGAAATACGCACCATTTCGCAAATGGCCAATATTCATTACATACGGCAAAAAGAGCCTCAAGGCTTAGGGCATGCCATTTATTGCGCGCGCTCCTTTATTGGTGACGAACCGTTCGCCGTGCTTCTAGGGGACGACATCGTTCAACACGAAGTTCCTTGTTTGAAGCAACTGATGGAGGTTCACAATACCTATGGAGGTAATGTGGTTGGGATTCAGCAGGTTCCAAGCGAAGCGGTCAATAAATATGGCATTATTGATCCAGGAGAAACCCTTGCCCCTGGCCTCCATGAAGTGAAAGGTATGATTGAAAAGCCTGCGTTTGAGCATGCGCCTTCTAACTATGCCATCATGGGTCGTTATCTATTGGAGCCAAGCATTTTTGATGTTCTTGCCAAGCAACCTCCTGGGCGTGCAGGAGAAATCCAACTGACAGACGCGCTGCAAACCTTGAACAATCATTCACGCATTTATGCCTATGAATTTGATGGACTTCGGTTCGACGTCGGGGATAAACTCGGATTTGTCAAAGCAACGATTCATTGGGCAATGAATCGAGAGGACATGAATGACGAACTCTCGTCTTATTTACGTGACGTCATTCGAGACTATGAAGCAAAATAA
- a CDS encoding polyprenyl synthetase family protein — protein sequence MSEKLMREAVNRFFSQFSLRQAANDAILYKLQEESPFGRLTTLHYQMFGGQSDEICRAAVAVEFMILALDIFDDLEDMDNDEPPWCNIEESLAMNLATGFLVCSVQLLEECDFPEERKARARSFFQKLVLEAVNGQHADLLNNAEDESAYVEMVRQKSGSLAALACVVGTALATEEHHERAKQFGTHLGVAAQMTNDMNDLLNWKNKNDAALRKRTLPFFYIQQGSPFVPDVLRQFYEEDIDMDMDMDSFVEAMKSSGALTYAKAVLHLEQSRAIEVYRPLHLSEEAMESLSKYVYYRGAS from the coding sequence ATGTCAGAAAAGCTCATGCGAGAAGCCGTCAATCGCTTTTTTTCTCAGTTTTCATTGAGACAGGCGGCAAATGATGCGATCCTCTATAAGCTTCAGGAGGAGTCGCCGTTTGGACGATTGACCACGTTGCATTATCAAATGTTTGGTGGGCAATCCGATGAGATTTGTCGAGCGGCCGTTGCTGTCGAGTTCATGATTCTCGCCTTGGATATCTTTGATGACCTTGAGGACATGGATAATGATGAACCTCCTTGGTGCAATATCGAAGAAAGCTTGGCTATGAACCTAGCGACGGGGTTTCTCGTCTGTAGTGTGCAGCTTCTAGAAGAATGTGATTTCCCGGAGGAACGAAAAGCACGTGCACGCTCGTTCTTCCAAAAGCTAGTGCTTGAAGCAGTGAATGGTCAGCATGCGGATTTACTCAACAATGCTGAGGATGAATCAGCCTATGTGGAGATGGTTCGTCAAAAATCTGGATCGCTTGCAGCATTGGCTTGTGTTGTAGGTACTGCGCTTGCCACGGAGGAGCACCATGAGCGTGCAAAGCAATTTGGCACCCACCTTGGTGTTGCAGCCCAAATGACAAACGATATGAATGACCTCTTAAATTGGAAAAATAAAAATGATGCAGCCTTAAGAAAACGAACGCTACCGTTTTTCTACATTCAGCAAGGAAGCCCATTTGTTCCAGACGTCTTACGACAATTTTATGAAGAAGACATAGACATGGACATGGACATGGACTCTTTTGTTGAAGCAATGAAGTCATCGGGTGCATTAACGTATGCCAAGGCAGTCCTTCACTTAGAACAGAGCCGTGCTATTGAAGTGTATCGACCGTTGCATTTATCTGAAGAAGCGATGGAGAGCTTGAGCAAGTATGTCTATTATCGTGGAGCATCCTAA
- the comX gene encoding competence pheromone ComX, translated as MQTMVHYLMEKPEVLEQVKRGTVSLIGITEEEKAAVIQAFTEEGVRKADFWK; from the coding sequence ATGCAAACAATGGTTCATTATTTAATGGAAAAACCTGAGGTGTTGGAACAAGTGAAAAGAGGCACAGTGAGTTTAATAGGGATTACTGAAGAGGAAAAAGCAGCAGTGATCCAAGCCTTCACAGAAGAAGGAGTTCGGAAGGCTGATTTTTGGAAATAA
- a CDS encoding sensor histidine kinase → MDRGMQRNSFYWLLFIGAAIIEVYFLSITLQYPMIGMNAVQTEDNRFFVAEVNEGHWGDMHNVEVGSEILRINGRPADEHLPLTKLSKIEKVSQMTLLTPDGESHFYTPYRAQVTYQIIYHILLPLSFFLCCFGLSLYMYRRKHHLRATEILVLFLLVMAIAYQAAPASSRGDFLSRIVNGTALMMTPLLYLQFCRVYFRSFPMKWLSSGMLSMLYGAIIAATGMEIASYYYTFLSEYTARIQLAIFLIFTVLIGIFLLKNYLQMKHTAFHTILKTLLMGYCLGFAPFLLLFLVPLLLLGEPIVPAELTVAFLLFLPASFFYLMVSERLIDVDYVFHRLKYYSLIAILPAVLGNSIFLFFESDLDLRSKSLLFVIFYGTITLFLFLKDFLDYRLQLKSFSEKYNYQSSLYRFSQKVKQVKKVKDLTLLLQYEFEDVLHVRETAVFVMDRESFISCEEKPHLKPMLAASGKLWKNVAHSPGDVLPCVDGYALVIGMKKNMYTLLWISPKTDRTGFTPDEKDWMRTLCYYTSILLENLYLIENLIGQLDQMIDTDRIHPSWLSKMLFTISERERSRLAKDLHDTILQEQLFLYRKLDTLRNELYKESKSQLDDSVIKKEMNTLKEHVLDSVHLIRETCNELRPPFLAEIGIGQALEHLIQRVQLSANFRIEYHLDDRPTDLDDEAAITIFRMIQELLNNAMKHSNATVVQLDVDISPSQTILIRYNDDGIGMEVNSMKNYYKHMGIYSIQERVHSLGGETTFTSTPGEGLQVEIVLPYLSHRIRHEQDVVDI, encoded by the coding sequence ATGGATAGAGGAATGCAGCGCAATTCGTTCTATTGGTTGCTTTTCATTGGAGCAGCTATCATTGAGGTTTATTTTTTATCAATCACCTTACAATATCCTATGATCGGGATGAATGCAGTCCAAACAGAGGACAACCGTTTTTTCGTTGCTGAAGTGAATGAAGGGCATTGGGGAGATATGCATAATGTTGAAGTAGGCTCTGAGATTTTGAGGATCAATGGACGGCCAGCTGACGAACATTTGCCCCTCACGAAGCTAAGTAAGATTGAGAAGGTCTCACAAATGACTCTGCTTACTCCAGATGGCGAGTCTCATTTTTATACGCCGTACAGAGCTCAGGTCACCTATCAAATCATCTATCATATTCTTTTGCCATTAAGCTTTTTTCTTTGCTGTTTCGGGTTGAGCTTATATATGTACCGGAGAAAGCACCATTTGCGTGCAACAGAAATACTCGTCCTGTTCTTGCTTGTGATGGCCATTGCTTACCAAGCGGCACCTGCCTCCTCACGGGGAGATTTTTTAAGCCGGATTGTTAACGGAACAGCATTGATGATGACGCCGTTGCTTTATTTGCAGTTTTGTCGGGTGTATTTTCGTTCCTTTCCAATGAAATGGCTGAGCTCTGGCATGTTGTCTATGCTCTATGGTGCCATTATCGCCGCAACAGGCATGGAAATTGCAAGCTATTATTATACCTTCTTAAGCGAATATACGGCACGAATACAGCTTGCAATCTTTTTGATTTTTACCGTTCTTATAGGTATTTTCCTTCTGAAAAACTATTTGCAAATGAAACACACGGCCTTTCATACGATCTTAAAAACGTTGTTAATGGGATATTGTCTCGGGTTTGCGCCTTTCCTGCTGCTTTTTTTAGTGCCCTTGCTTTTGCTAGGTGAACCGATCGTCCCAGCTGAATTAACAGTCGCTTTTCTGTTGTTTCTGCCGGCCTCTTTTTTCTATTTGATGGTGTCAGAACGGTTAATCGATGTTGACTATGTGTTTCATCGATTAAAATACTATAGCTTGATTGCCATTCTACCAGCAGTCCTAGGGAACTCTATCTTTCTCTTTTTTGAAAGCGACCTAGATCTTCGCTCGAAATCCCTACTGTTTGTTATTTTTTACGGAACGATTACACTGTTCCTCTTTTTAAAAGATTTTCTGGACTATCGCCTGCAATTGAAATCGTTTTCTGAGAAATACAACTATCAAAGCAGTTTGTATCGTTTCTCGCAAAAGGTAAAGCAGGTTAAGAAGGTGAAGGATCTCACTTTACTGCTTCAATATGAATTTGAAGATGTCCTACATGTTCGGGAAACCGCTGTGTTTGTGATGGATCGAGAGAGTTTTATTTCATGTGAGGAAAAGCCTCATTTGAAGCCCATGCTTGCGGCATCCGGGAAACTTTGGAAGAATGTGGCTCACTCACCAGGTGATGTACTGCCGTGTGTAGATGGGTATGCGCTTGTGATTGGCATGAAGAAAAATATGTATACATTATTGTGGATCAGTCCGAAAACGGATCGAACAGGCTTTACACCGGATGAAAAGGATTGGATGCGTACTTTATGTTATTACACGAGCATTTTACTTGAAAACCTCTATTTAATAGAAAATCTAATTGGGCAGCTGGATCAAATGATTGATACGGATCGCATTCATCCGTCTTGGTTGTCCAAAATGTTGTTTACGATTTCTGAACGAGAGCGGAGTCGGCTTGCGAAGGACCTGCATGACACGATTCTGCAGGAACAGCTCTTTTTATACCGTAAACTTGATACGCTTCGAAACGAGCTTTATAAAGAATCAAAAAGTCAGTTGGATGATAGCGTCATAAAAAAGGAAATGAACACACTCAAGGAGCATGTGCTAGATTCGGTTCATCTTATTCGTGAGACCTGCAATGAGCTGCGGCCTCCATTTTTAGCGGAAATCGGAATCGGACAGGCCCTTGAGCATTTAATCCAACGCGTGCAGCTCTCAGCGAACTTCCGTATTGAATATCATTTGGATGACCGACCAACAGATTTGGATGATGAAGCGGCAATCACAATTTTCCGCATGATCCAAGAGCTCCTAAACAATGCAATGAAGCATTCCAATGCGACCGTCGTTCAATTGGATGTTGATATTTCCCCATCACAAACCATTCTGATTCGGTACAATGACGACGGGATCGGCATGGAGGTTAATTCAATGAAAAATTACTACAAGCATATGGGGATTTACAGTATTCAAGAGCGTGTGCATTCTTTAGGGGGAGAAACGACCTTTACATCGACGCCGGGGGAAGGACTTCAGGTTGAAATTGTGCTCCCATATTTATCACATCGCATTCGGCATGAACAAGACGTTGTTGATATATAA
- a CDS encoding response regulator transcription factor, whose product MRILIVDDHPAVGEGTKAMLQQEEEFDVDVMVDGRKVIEAIQTKQESYDLFLFDLYMPDMNGLELTKQIRRVLPDAVILIYTGFDISDHFNMVVEAGASGFLSKTASKSQLLRAIYCALDEETVIPLSLFRQLRKVNLGQLNAQDAEVEDLHINEKEQSILEQVHRGFTNREIALELHMSQRTVEHHLTKAFQKLSVRSRTEAMLKAKELGLLRTLS is encoded by the coding sequence ATGCGAATATTAATTGTAGATGATCATCCAGCTGTAGGTGAGGGAACAAAGGCCATGTTGCAGCAGGAAGAAGAGTTTGATGTCGACGTCATGGTGGACGGACGAAAAGTAATTGAAGCCATTCAAACAAAGCAGGAATCCTACGATCTATTTCTTTTCGATCTCTACATGCCTGATATGAACGGTCTCGAATTAACAAAACAAATCCGTCGAGTGTTGCCTGACGCCGTTATATTAATTTATACGGGGTTTGACATTAGTGATCATTTTAATATGGTCGTTGAGGCTGGAGCATCAGGCTTTTTAAGCAAGACAGCATCCAAGTCACAGCTGTTGCGGGCGATTTATTGTGCGCTGGATGAAGAAACCGTCATTCCATTAAGCTTATTTCGTCAATTACGTAAAGTGAACCTCGGGCAACTCAATGCGCAAGACGCCGAAGTGGAGGACTTGCATATCAACGAGAAGGAACAATCCATTTTGGAACAAGTGCACAGGGGGTTTACAAATCGTGAAATCGCTTTGGAATTACATATGAGCCAGCGAACCGTGGAGCATCATTTAACAAAAGCATTTCAAAAGCTTTCCGTCCGCTCACGAACTGAGGCCATGTTGAAAGCAAAAGAGCTAGGACTTTTACGAACACTTTCATAA